One region of Chryseobacterium sp. SORGH_AS_0447 genomic DNA includes:
- a CDS encoding fatty acid desaturase: MEKPIYLKDSEDAKLFNELRKKVNRRVESIPENRDIYIQIKAVILPLVYFGLYVFALFNADRPWVYISSFVLMGISLVLIYLNLIHEAAHNNIFKNKKLNSVVLQIFDFVGANSYIWKKRHIASHHAYPNVDGWDTDIEQSGLLLIVPWIKAKGIQKYQHRFFFLVYPLYLFNWMFIRDFRDFFDKERVILKTQGAIPIKEKVKMVAYKLFYFFYQIAVPILFFKVSIGLALGAWFLQVIAASIFALFVLLPLHPLPDNAFPKLDEKNGLPFSWIRHQLEVTNDLKENNWFVRNVLGNFNFHVAHHLFPNYSYAYYNEITEEIEEFAREHDLGYKRFPIFTALGKHVDLLKQNANNAYYILEE, translated from the coding sequence ATGGAAAAACCTATTTACTTAAAAGATTCGGAAGATGCCAAACTGTTTAATGAACTAAGGAAAAAAGTGAACCGAAGAGTAGAATCCATTCCAGAAAACCGCGATATTTATATTCAGATCAAAGCAGTCATTCTTCCTTTGGTCTATTTCGGTTTATATGTATTTGCTCTGTTTAATGCCGACCGGCCGTGGGTATACATCTCAAGCTTTGTGCTGATGGGGATTTCACTGGTTTTGATTTATTTAAATTTAATTCACGAAGCAGCACATAATAATATTTTTAAAAATAAAAAACTTAACAGCGTGGTGCTGCAAATCTTTGATTTTGTAGGAGCCAACTCTTATATCTGGAAGAAAAGGCATATCGCCAGCCATCATGCGTATCCTAATGTAGACGGCTGGGATACGGACATCGAACAAAGCGGACTGCTGCTGATCGTGCCGTGGATAAAAGCGAAAGGCATCCAGAAATACCAGCACCGGTTTTTCTTTCTGGTCTATCCGCTGTACCTTTTCAACTGGATGTTCATCAGGGATTTCCGGGACTTTTTTGATAAGGAAAGAGTAATCCTGAAAACCCAGGGAGCAATTCCGATAAAAGAGAAAGTTAAAATGGTTGCTTATAAGCTATTTTACTTTTTCTATCAGATTGCCGTTCCCATCCTGTTTTTCAAAGTCTCAATCGGGCTGGCTTTGGGAGCATGGTTTTTACAGGTGATTGCAGCAAGTATTTTTGCCCTGTTTGTCCTGTTGCCGCTGCATCCGCTTCCCGATAATGCTTTTCCGAAGCTTGATGAAAAGAACGGATTGCCGTTCAGCTGGATCCGCCATCAACTGGAAGTGACCAATGATTTAAAAGAAAACAACTGGTTTGTACGGAATGTGCTGGGAAATTTCAACTTTCACGTAGCCCATCACCTTTTCCCAAATTACAGTTATGCTTATTATAATGAAATTACCGAGGAAATCGAAGAATTTGCAAGGGAACATGATCTCGGCTATAAGCGGTTTCCGATTTTTACTGCTTTAGGAAAGCATGTGGACTTGCTGAAGCAGAATGCGAATAACGCATACTATATTTTAGAAGAATAA
- a CDS encoding homocysteine S-methyltransferase family protein, whose protein sequence is MKNSEQLYKALSERILILDGAMGTMLQRYKFEEEDYRGERFKNWEHPVKGNNDLLSLTQPHAIEEVHKKYLEAGADIIETNTFSGTTIAMADYHMEDLVYDLNYESAKIARKACDEYTAKNPDKPRFVAGSIGPTNRTASLSPDVNDPGYRAITFEELRIAYKQQCEALLDGGSDILLVETIFDTLNAKAALFAIDELQDERGIKIPIMVSGTITDASGRTLSGQTAEAFLISVSHLNLLSVGFNCALGANQLTPYLETLAHNSEFHVSAYPNAGLPNAFGKYDETPEDMAGQIKEYAEKGLINIIGGCCGTTPEHIKAIADLVAQYPPRKRKEFV, encoded by the coding sequence ATGAAAAACTCAGAACAACTATACAAAGCACTATCCGAAAGAATTTTAATTCTCGACGGAGCAATGGGCACCATGCTGCAACGGTACAAATTTGAAGAAGAAGACTACCGTGGCGAACGTTTCAAAAACTGGGAGCATCCGGTAAAAGGAAACAATGATTTGTTGTCCCTTACCCAGCCCCATGCGATCGAAGAAGTCCACAAAAAATATCTGGAGGCAGGCGCGGATATTATCGAAACCAATACCTTTTCGGGAACCACGATTGCAATGGCTGACTACCACATGGAAGATCTGGTGTATGATTTAAATTATGAATCGGCAAAAATCGCCAGAAAGGCCTGTGATGAATACACCGCTAAAAACCCTGATAAACCGAGATTCGTCGCCGGATCCATTGGCCCTACCAACAGGACGGCAAGCTTAAGTCCGGATGTGAATGATCCCGGGTACAGAGCCATTACCTTTGAGGAACTGAGAATTGCTTACAAACAGCAGTGTGAAGCACTTTTGGATGGCGGCTCCGATATTCTGCTGGTGGAAACCATCTTCGATACGCTGAATGCCAAAGCCGCATTATTTGCGATTGATGAACTTCAGGATGAAAGAGGGATCAAAATCCCGATCATGGTTTCCGGAACCATCACCGATGCTTCGGGAAGAACGCTGAGCGGGCAGACGGCAGAAGCATTCCTGATCTCCGTTTCCCATCTGAATTTGCTGAGTGTAGGGTTCAACTGTGCGTTGGGAGCCAATCAATTGACGCCTTATCTGGAAACACTGGCGCACAATTCGGAATTCCATGTGTCAGCCTATCCGAATGCAGGACTGCCAAATGCTTTCGGGAAATATGATGAAACGCCGGAAGACATGGCCGGACAGATTAAGGAATATGCTGAAAAAGGACTGATCAACATCATCGGAGGCTGCTGTGGAACAACACCGGAGCACATCAAGGCCATCGCAGATTTGGTAGCCCAATATCCGCCGAGAAAACGGAAAGAATTTGTTTGA
- the tnpA gene encoding IS200/IS605 family transposase, whose protein sequence is MPKSLNKIYIHIVFSTKNREPLISDDIKEELFNYLGGVCKNLECNPIQVGGYKDHVHILCLLSKKITLIKLLEELKSSSSQWMKTKDAKFSSFYWQSGYGAFSVNPTEIEIVTAYIKKQEEHHKIKNFQDEYRAFLKKYNVEYNEEYVWD, encoded by the coding sequence ATGCCAAAATCTCTGAATAAAATTTATATCCATATCGTATTCAGTACAAAAAACAGAGAACCTCTTATTTCTGATGATATTAAAGAGGAACTGTTCAACTACTTAGGCGGCGTATGTAAAAATTTAGAGTGTAATCCTATTCAGGTTGGCGGTTATAAAGATCATGTTCATATTTTATGTTTGTTATCAAAGAAAATTACTTTGATTAAATTATTGGAAGAATTAAAGTCTTCTTCATCCCAATGGATGAAAACCAAAGATGCAAAATTCTCTTCTTTTTATTGGCAAAGCGGCTATGGAGCATTTTCGGTAAATCCTACCGAAATTGAGATTGTGACGGCTTATATTAAGAAACAGGAAGAACATCACAAAATAAAAAATTTTCAGGACGAATATCGGGCGTTTCTTAAAAAATATAATGTGGAATACAATGAGGAATACGTCTGGGATTAA
- a CDS encoding O-succinylhomoserine sulfhydrylase, which yields MENFETLAIRTQTERTPFDEHSTPLFLTSSFVFEDAEDMRASFAEEKPKNLYSRFSNPNVTEFTDKITKMEGAEAGYAFATGMAAIYSTFATLLNAGDHIVSCQSVFGSTHTLFTKYFPKWNIETTYFKAEDAENVEKYIQPNTKILYLETPTNPAIEVLDLEFFGQIAKKHNLIFIVDNCFATPYLQQPIKYGADIVVHSATKLIDGQGRVLGGVAVGREDLIREIYLFARNTGPAMSPFNAWVLSKSLETLAIRVEKHCENALKVAEFLESHPNVELVKYPFLKSHPSYEIAKKQMRLGGNIVAFEIKGGIEGGRNFLNKIKMCSLSANLGDTRTIVTHPASTTHSKLTDDERNEVGITAGLVRCSVGLEHVDDIIADLKQALD from the coding sequence ATGGAAAATTTTGAAACCCTTGCCATAAGAACCCAAACGGAGAGAACCCCGTTTGATGAGCATTCGACGCCGCTTTTTCTTACGTCAAGCTTCGTATTTGAAGATGCGGAAGATATGCGGGCGAGTTTTGCGGAGGAAAAGCCAAAAAATTTATACAGCCGTTTCTCTAATCCAAACGTAACGGAATTCACCGATAAAATAACAAAAATGGAAGGTGCTGAAGCAGGTTATGCTTTTGCGACAGGAATGGCTGCGATTTATTCAACGTTTGCCACCCTCCTGAACGCGGGCGATCATATCGTAAGCTGCCAGTCGGTTTTCGGTTCTACGCACACCTTGTTCACCAAGTATTTCCCGAAATGGAATATTGAAACCACCTACTTCAAAGCGGAAGATGCCGAAAATGTTGAAAAGTACATTCAGCCAAACACGAAAATCCTATACCTGGAAACGCCTACCAATCCCGCGATTGAGGTGTTGGATCTGGAGTTTTTCGGGCAAATTGCTAAGAAACACAATCTGATCTTCATTGTGGATAATTGTTTCGCGACGCCTTATCTGCAACAGCCCATTAAATATGGAGCTGATATCGTAGTGCATTCTGCAACAAAATTAATCGACGGTCAGGGTCGGGTTTTAGGAGGCGTAGCAGTCGGCAGAGAAGATCTGATCCGTGAAATTTACCTGTTCGCAAGAAATACAGGACCGGCGATGTCGCCTTTCAATGCGTGGGTATTGTCCAAAAGTCTGGAAACATTAGCTATTCGTGTTGAAAAACATTGTGAAAATGCCTTGAAAGTAGCAGAATTTTTAGAAAGCCATCCGAATGTGGAATTGGTAAAATATCCCTTCCTGAAATCTCATCCCAGCTATGAAATTGCCAAAAAACAGATGAGACTGGGTGGAAATATCGTTGCCTTCGAAATCAAAGGCGGTATCGAAGGGGGAAGAAACTTTTTGAATAAAATTAAAATGTGTTCCCTTTCTGCCAATCTCGGAGATACGAGAACCATCGTTACGCATCCTGCATCCACCACCCACTCCAAATTAACCGACGATGAAAGAAACGAAGTTGGAATCACGGCAGGATTGGTTCGCTGCTCAGTCGGTTTGGAACATGTGGATGATATTATTGCGGATCTGAAACAGGCGTTGGATTGA
- a CDS encoding homoserine dehydrogenase, producing the protein MKNNANEIKFLKNRSIIKFEGEDFLGEIGIDGRIFKALTLARISVGVISQQAIENGISILVQESDSEKAVNCLIDEFEAERKSGKVSQIYSINNVSVIGFVAEDFNKVLAELARNNVFPLLLNQIAAEKRVNIVVTSSQDEKAKNIIESEISKKPKTVHLAIIGHGNVGKTLIEQVLESSEEIRRRKKIDLKVVAVANSKKIAFNKKGFSANWTDEVETAKNPSNVQELIRFSKENQLENLIVVDNTASKDFVHNYHALAENGFDLVSSNKIFNTLPIEEYRKLRYTLNKNNRRYLYETNVGAGLPLIDTIKLLHLSGENITRIKGVFSGTLSYVFNNFSLRDEKFSTIITEALEKGYTEPDPREDLSGNDVARKLLILARELDLINEFNDIKIQNLVPESLLDISKSEFLSRLEELDEEYQKIKENQAPGHVLRYVGDLHGDLQKDKGELDVNLISVPAGSALGQLKGSDSIFEIYTESYGENPIVIMGAGAGAKVTARGVFGDILRVSETK; encoded by the coding sequence ATGAAGAATAATGCAAACGAAATAAAATTTTTGAAAAACAGGTCCATCATCAAATTTGAAGGAGAAGATTTCTTAGGCGAAATCGGAATCGACGGACGGATTTTTAAGGCGCTGACCTTAGCGAGAATCAGTGTGGGAGTCATTTCCCAGCAGGCTATCGAAAACGGAATTTCCATCCTCGTACAGGAAAGCGATTCTGAAAAAGCGGTGAATTGCCTGATTGACGAATTTGAGGCAGAAAGAAAATCAGGGAAAGTATCCCAGATCTACAGCATAAATAATGTATCGGTTATTGGCTTTGTGGCTGAAGATTTCAACAAAGTATTGGCAGAGTTGGCACGGAACAATGTCTTTCCATTGCTCCTTAACCAGATTGCAGCGGAAAAAAGGGTAAACATTGTTGTAACCTCCTCTCAGGATGAAAAAGCAAAAAACATTATCGAATCTGAAATTTCCAAAAAACCGAAAACCGTGCATTTGGCCATCATCGGTCATGGAAATGTCGGAAAAACTTTAATAGAGCAGGTCCTGGAATCTTCAGAAGAAATCAGAAGGCGTAAAAAGATTGATCTTAAAGTGGTAGCCGTTGCCAATTCCAAAAAAATAGCTTTTAACAAAAAAGGCTTCAGTGCAAACTGGACAGATGAGGTAGAGACGGCGAAAAATCCGTCGAACGTTCAGGAGCTCATCCGGTTCTCAAAAGAAAATCAGCTGGAAAACTTAATTGTTGTAGATAATACAGCGAGTAAAGATTTTGTGCACAATTATCATGCATTGGCCGAAAACGGGTTTGATCTGGTGTCATCGAACAAAATCTTCAACACCCTTCCGATTGAGGAATACCGTAAACTGAGATATACATTAAATAAGAATAACAGACGTTACCTCTATGAAACCAATGTGGGAGCCGGTTTGCCTTTAATTGATACCATCAAGCTTCTTCATCTTTCAGGAGAAAATATCACAAGAATCAAAGGGGTGTTCTCCGGAACATTAAGCTACGTCTTTAATAATTTTTCTTTGAGAGACGAAAAGTTTTCCACCATCATCACTGAGGCATTGGAGAAAGGATATACCGAACCTGATCCCAGAGAAGATCTGTCCGGAAACGATGTTGCCCGAAAGCTGCTCATCCTGGCACGAGAACTCGACCTGATCAATGAATTCAATGACATCAAAATCCAGAATCTTGTTCCTGAAAGCCTGCTGGATATCTCAAAATCAGAATTCCTTTCCAGATTGGAGGAACTGGATGAAGAGTATCAGAAAATCAAAGAAAACCAGGCACCGGGCCATGTTCTGAGATATGTAGGAGATCTTCACGGAGACCTTCAGAAAGATAAAGGGGAACTGGATGTAAATCTGATTTCTGTTCCTGCTGGCTCGGCTTTAGGCCAATTAAAAGGATCTGATTCCATCTTCGAAATCTATACTGAAAGTTACGGCGAAAACCCGATCGTGATCATGGGAGCCGGAGCCGGAGCGAAAGTAACCGCAAGAGGGGTATTCGGAGACATTTTAAGAGTCAGTGAAACGAAATAA
- a CDS encoding alpha/beta fold hydrolase has protein sequence MKTELKHITFSYRTNSGREYDIPLSYQLFGKELFSAPVILVNHALTGNSEVSGERGWWKKLIGNHQVIGTDQYTVLCFNIPGNGYDDFFIDEYEDFTPSDIANIFLKGIEILQIKKLYAIIGGSLGGGIGWEMLVKNPGLAEIFIPIACDFKTHDWLHAQCLVQKFLLNQEDQPLQKARIHAMLCYRTSESLNERFRNKYSQEKQRLESEDWLVYHGNALNERFSLKSYKLMNHLLMNINAEESRLKDIKARIHLVSVNTDLFFPSSEIRMCYHKLKEHKDQVSYHEIQSIHGHDAFLMEYEQLNTIIKNIL, from the coding sequence TTGAAAACAGAACTTAAACATATTACCTTTTCGTATCGCACAAATTCCGGCAGGGAATACGATATTCCGTTAAGCTATCAGCTTTTCGGAAAAGAACTGTTTTCTGCACCTGTTATTTTGGTTAATCATGCACTCACCGGAAATTCGGAAGTTTCCGGAGAAAGAGGGTGGTGGAAAAAGCTGATCGGAAATCATCAGGTGATCGGTACGGATCAGTATACGGTTCTGTGTTTCAATATTCCCGGAAACGGCTACGATGATTTTTTTATTGATGAATATGAAGATTTTACCCCTTCAGATATTGCCAACATCTTCTTGAAAGGGATCGAAATTTTACAGATCAAAAAATTATATGCTATTATCGGAGGCTCGCTGGGAGGAGGAATCGGCTGGGAAATGCTCGTTAAAAATCCAGGACTTGCTGAGATCTTTATTCCCATTGCCTGTGATTTCAAAACCCACGACTGGCTTCATGCACAGTGTCTCGTTCAGAAATTTTTACTGAATCAGGAAGACCAGCCCCTGCAAAAAGCCCGGATCCATGCGATGCTGTGTTACCGTACATCGGAATCGTTAAATGAAAGGTTCAGAAATAAATACAGTCAGGAAAAGCAGAGACTTGAATCTGAGGACTGGCTGGTTTATCACGGAAATGCCTTAAACGAAAGATTTAGTTTGAAATCTTATAAATTAATGAATCATTTGCTGATGAATATTAATGCCGAGGAATCCCGTTTGAAAGACATTAAAGCCCGGATTCATCTGGTTTCAGTAAACACGGACCTTTTTTTTCCGTCCTCTGAAATTCGAATGTGCTATCACAAGTTAAAAGAGCATAAGGATCAGGTTTCCTATCATGAAATACAGTCAATACATGGGCACGATGCCTTCTTAATGGAATACGAACAATTAAATACGATCATTAAAAATATTTTGTAG
- a CDS encoding glucosidase, which produces MIAEKQRLQDSNWKNWGPYVSNRQWGNVREDYSPNGDAWNFANHNNAESYAYRWGEEGIAGISDAKQIFCFALSFWNKKDKIVKERFFGLSNPQGNHGEDIKEIFYYLDNTPTHSYMKMVYKYPINEFPYDEIRSENARRSKKQPEYEIFDTGIFDKDEYFDIFIEYAKADHNDFLVRVTVCNRSQIDAPIVVVPTVWFRNNWKWGYNTYKGQTNASHEGCINIDHDSIGIKKFYSRDMNAESVFCENETNNPKLYGAPYPGNTYFKDGINDYIIYGSNTVNPEKRGTKASFLIDEIVGAGQSETFDFRLSPYDLDEPFEDFDEIFNIRITEAQEFYDEIQSDVTDSDERNVQRQAFAGLLWNKQFYHYNVGKWLKGDPNFVAPRDFNHYVRNTEWNHLHNKDIISMPDKWEYPWYATWDLAFHCVPLALIDAEFAKGQLLLLTKEWYMHPNGQLPAYEWNLSDVNPPVHAWSCFRVFKIDEKQNGKADLLFLEKVFQKLLLNFTWWVNRKDKNGKNIFGGGFLGLDNIGAFDRNMVLKDGQHLEQADGTSWMAMYALNMMRIAMELAQYYQVYEDMAIKFFEHYLYIAEAMENLGDGTKGLWNEEDGFFYDVLQLGNGDSASLRLRSIVGLIPMFAVEIIDHHLLDKMPNFVERMEWVLKNKPELTKLVSHWEEEGHGRKHLMSILRKTRLTKVLSRMLDEKEFLSRYGIRAMSKVYEENPFKFSVHGTENVVYYTPAESDSRMFGGNSNWRGPIWFPINFLIVESLQRFHFYYGNSLKVELPTGSHEMKNLDEVAQDISNRLCSIFLKDEVGQRPFNGGNPKFNYDENFRDYITFFEYFHGDNGRGVGASHQTGWTATVAKLLKPRQN; this is translated from the coding sequence ATGATTGCAGAAAAACAAAGATTACAGGACAGCAACTGGAAAAACTGGGGACCTTATGTAAGCAACCGGCAGTGGGGAAATGTACGTGAAGATTACAGTCCCAACGGCGATGCATGGAATTTCGCCAATCATAACAATGCAGAAAGCTATGCGTACCGGTGGGGAGAAGAAGGAATTGCCGGAATCTCCGACGCCAAGCAGATTTTCTGTTTTGCCCTTTCATTCTGGAACAAGAAAGACAAAATTGTAAAAGAACGGTTCTTCGGACTCAGCAATCCTCAGGGAAATCATGGAGAAGATATTAAGGAAATATTTTATTACCTGGATAATACACCTACCCATAGTTATATGAAGATGGTGTATAAATATCCCATCAATGAGTTCCCGTATGATGAGATCCGTTCCGAAAATGCCAGACGGAGCAAAAAGCAGCCTGAGTATGAAATCTTCGATACTGGAATTTTCGATAAAGATGAATATTTCGATATTTTTATTGAATATGCCAAGGCAGACCATAATGATTTTTTAGTCCGGGTTACGGTATGCAACCGAAGCCAGATCGATGCCCCGATTGTTGTGGTACCAACGGTTTGGTTCAGAAATAACTGGAAATGGGGTTACAATACATATAAAGGCCAGACGAATGCTTCGCATGAAGGCTGCATCAATATCGATCATGACAGTATCGGAATTAAAAAGTTTTATTCGAGGGACATGAATGCAGAAAGTGTTTTCTGTGAAAATGAAACGAATAATCCGAAACTTTACGGAGCGCCTTATCCGGGAAACACCTATTTTAAGGATGGAATCAACGACTATATTATTTACGGAAGCAATACCGTAAATCCTGAAAAAAGAGGCACAAAAGCTTCTTTCCTGATTGATGAAATCGTTGGTGCAGGGCAGTCGGAAACTTTTGATTTCAGATTGTCGCCATATGATCTGGATGAACCTTTTGAGGATTTTGATGAGATTTTCAATATTCGGATTACAGAAGCTCAGGAATTTTATGATGAAATCCAGAGTGATGTGACGGACAGTGATGAAAGAAATGTACAGCGACAAGCGTTTGCCGGACTTCTCTGGAACAAGCAGTTCTACCATTACAATGTAGGAAAATGGCTGAAAGGCGATCCTAATTTTGTAGCTCCAAGGGATTTTAATCATTATGTAAGAAATACGGAATGGAACCACCTTCACAATAAAGACATTATTTCAATGCCCGATAAATGGGAATATCCGTGGTATGCAACCTGGGACCTTGCTTTCCATTGTGTACCGTTAGCCCTCATTGATGCGGAATTTGCCAAAGGACAGCTTCTTTTATTAACAAAGGAATGGTATATGCACCCGAACGGGCAGCTTCCCGCTTACGAATGGAACCTGAGCGATGTAAATCCGCCGGTACATGCCTGGTCCTGCTTCAGGGTTTTTAAAATTGATGAAAAACAGAACGGGAAGGCTGATCTTTTATTTTTGGAAAAAGTTTTCCAGAAATTACTTCTGAATTTTACCTGGTGGGTTAACCGGAAAGATAAAAACGGCAAAAATATTTTCGGCGGAGGTTTCCTCGGACTCGATAACATCGGGGCTTTTGACCGGAATATGGTCTTAAAAGACGGTCAGCATCTCGAACAGGCCGATGGTACCAGCTGGATGGCAATGTACGCACTGAATATGATGCGGATCGCCATGGAACTTGCCCAATATTATCAGGTCTATGAAGATATGGCCATTAAATTTTTTGAGCATTACCTCTATATTGCCGAGGCTATGGAAAACCTGGGTGACGGAACGAAAGGACTCTGGAATGAAGAGGACGGATTTTTCTATGATGTCCTACAGCTTGGCAACGGCGACAGTGCTTCGCTAAGACTGAGAAGTATCGTTGGATTGATTCCGATGTTTGCGGTGGAAATCATTGATCATCATCTGCTTGATAAAATGCCGAATTTTGTAGAAAGAATGGAGTGGGTACTGAAAAACAAGCCGGAACTTACCAAGCTGGTATCGCACTGGGAAGAGGAAGGCCACGGGAGAAAACATCTAATGAGTATTCTCCGCAAAACTAGGCTGACCAAAGTTCTATCCCGGATGCTGGATGAAAAGGAATTCCTAAGCCGATACGGAATCCGTGCCATGTCGAAAGTCTATGAAGAAAACCCATTTAAGTTTTCTGTACACGGAACTGAAAATGTGGTCTACTACACGCCTGCGGAAAGTGACAGCCGCATGTTCGGCGGAAACAGCAACTGGAGAGGACCGATCTGGTTCCCTATTAATTTCCTGATTGTAGAAAGCTTGCAGCGATTCCATTTTTATTACGGAAACAGCTTAAAGGTGGAACTGCCTACCGGAAGCCATGAAATGAAAAATCTGGATGAGGTAGCCCAGGATATCAGCAACCGGCTGTGTTCTATTTTCCTGAAGGATGAGGTAGGACAAAGACCCTTTAATGGAGGAAATCCTAAGTTCAATTATGATGAGAACTTTAGAGATTATATTACTTTTTTTGAGTATTTCCACGGGGACAACGGCCGGGGCGTCGGTGCCTCCCATCAGACAGGTTGGACGGCTACTGTCGCCAAGCTTCTGAAACCAAGACAAAATTGA
- a CDS encoding T9SS type A sorting domain-containing protein: MKGKLLSFTGLILAGMFTNQLHAQNYQPLAVQSGFNADVIANGVGPSASSTNNDVDGASYAFVSRDFKLTASSTALTYGLPVNGIINSAVASTSGLTYQLGSYSANNSLRLQNAGDTGTLQFSNPLSATVVYMLATGGSGPCTVDATVNFTDNTSQTFTGVAISDWYGGSNYAIQGIGRIKKTNDNLESGSGTDPRLYQLPLAIDAANQSKTVKSVTVAKTGTGGIPNIFGFAVNVYNSCAMPTSVTATTTMNGASVSWTAPASAPSAGYQYYLSTSSTAPTATTTPTASVASGTSVTLNSLTTGQTYYFWVRSNCGGSSQSYWTMTQFTPGQLTATYTTGDISSDYASSEPSATTSIACSGTVSVSIPAGYKIASTKVKYQMTSTNLAYMEEQRSILVCTTNNTPESSTSSGTGSQQGTYTYERSGLNIANNLTGTVNFQLRAWRMWGNESAGCDASYTKVDNGTYTVTVTLQPASALATNEVSTKGSERIAYPNPFADTLYLEKAENVKKAVLTDPSGVVVTTVENPSSALFLGGIKSGMYILTLTMKDGSVKSMKTIKK; this comes from the coding sequence ATGAAAGGAAAACTACTCTCTTTTACCGGGCTTATTCTAGCCGGTATGTTTACGAATCAATTGCATGCACAGAACTATCAGCCTTTAGCTGTTCAAAGCGGTTTTAATGCGGATGTAATTGCGAATGGAGTCGGACCATCCGCTTCCTCTACCAATAATGATGTAGATGGTGCAAGTTATGCATTTGTTTCCCGAGATTTTAAGTTAACAGCAAGCAGTACGGCACTTACTTATGGGCTTCCGGTAAATGGAATTATCAACTCTGCCGTAGCCTCAACCTCCGGACTTACTTATCAATTGGGATCTTACAGTGCCAATAATTCTTTAAGACTTCAAAATGCAGGTGACACCGGAACTTTACAATTTTCGAATCCTCTATCCGCAACTGTAGTCTATATGCTGGCAACAGGCGGAAGCGGCCCCTGTACGGTAGACGCCACTGTTAATTTTACAGATAATACTTCACAAACATTTACTGGTGTCGCTATTTCTGACTGGTACGGCGGAAGCAATTATGCCATCCAAGGGATCGGGAGAATAAAGAAGACCAATGATAATCTTGAGTCGGGTTCCGGAACCGATCCCAGACTGTATCAGCTTCCTTTAGCAATTGACGCAGCCAACCAGTCCAAAACTGTAAAAAGTGTAACCGTTGCCAAAACAGGAACAGGAGGAATCCCTAATATCTTTGGTTTTGCAGTAAATGTTTACAATTCCTGTGCAATGCCGACTAGTGTAACTGCTACGACTACTATGAATGGCGCCTCTGTATCCTGGACTGCACCAGCCAGTGCCCCTTCTGCAGGATATCAATATTATCTTAGTACTTCTTCTACAGCTCCTACGGCAACAACCACTCCTACAGCAAGTGTAGCATCAGGAACTTCTGTCACGCTGAATAGTTTAACTACTGGACAGACTTATTACTTCTGGGTAAGATCAAACTGCGGAGGTTCTTCACAAAGCTACTGGACCATGACCCAGTTCACGCCGGGACAATTAACAGCAACTTATACTACAGGTGATATCAGTAGTGATTATGCGAGTTCAGAGCCAAGCGCAACAACAAGCATCGCTTGTTCAGGAACTGTATCCGTAAGTATTCCTGCAGGTTATAAAATAGCATCTACAAAGGTTAAGTACCAAATGACTTCCACCAACCTTGCTTACATGGAAGAGCAGAGAAGTATATTGGTCTGTACAACAAATAATACCCCTGAATCATCTACGTCTTCCGGGACAGGATCTCAGCAAGGTACCTACACATATGAAAGATCCGGATTAAACATTGCCAATAACCTTACCGGTACTGTAAATTTTCAATTAAGAGCGTGGAGAATGTGGGGTAATGAAAGTGCGGGTTGTGATGCATCTTATACAAAAGTAGACAACGGAACCTATACAGTAACCGTTACCTTACAGCCGGCTTCAGCTTTGGCAACCAATGAAGTAAGCACGAAAGGAAGTGAAAGAATCGCTTATCCGAATCCATTCGCGGATACCCTTTATCTTGAGAAAGCGGAAAATGTGAAAAAAGCGGTATTGACAGATCCTTCGGGAGTTGTGGTTACCACTGTTGAAAACCCTTCTTCTGCATTATTCTTGGGCGGAATAAAATCAGGAATGTATATTCTTACCCTAACCATGAAAGATGGTTCTGTGAAGAGTATGAAAACGATTAAAAAATAA